The Cutaneotrichosporon cavernicola HIS019 DNA, chromosome: 5 DNA segment GCTGGTCGTATTCGCGCATGACCTCTGCCGATAAGAGCATTCGGTCCTTGATGAGCTGGGTGAAGCAGGCGGCGAGATGGGACATGACGGCtgccgcgacggcgaggatgagcgggGTGAGGAACGGGTGCTGGCTGGTAAGGAAGTACGCGATGAGTGGCGCGCCAGGCGGCATCGCGCAGAAGAAAGCAAGGCAGAACTCGGGCGGGTCCCACACCCGCAGGCTCTGGATGCTGTCGCCACGTGCCATACCGGTGATTGTGGACGGCGGGCGCGCACCGATGGCACCGAGTATCGAGCGGCTGCGGTCAGTGGTGCAAGGAAGAACACTTACTAGGCCCACTTGATCAGCGCCCAGAGACCCGTTCCcacgaggcgcgcgacctTCTGCAAAggcgcctcgtcggcggcgggcagGCCCTCGGGGCGACCGTCGGCCGGGCGTACCTTGGGCGCAGGAACAGGAGACGCGTGTGGCGAACGCAGAGGATCCTTGCCCGAGCGCAACTGCATGTCGTATGTGCGGTACCGGGTGAAAAGCCAGGCGGCGTTGGCACCAGCAAGCACAAgcaggaggaaggtgtaGAGAAAggcctggtgtgagctgaCTTCCCCTTTTCGCAGCTCACCACTCGGGTGCCAGCGACGCCGGATCGCGCCCCAGCTTCGCGCCGCTCCCACCGATTCCCGATGGAATCTACAACCCCAcgctcgcccttgaggaCCGCGTCGGGCTTGACAGCGCGCAGCGGCGCAAGCAGGAGCCAATGCACAACGTAAAACGCAAGCGCGAGGGGGTTGGCCCATCTCGCGGGTGGGAGCATCTCCTCCACGCTAGTTGGGACGTGGAAGAGCGCCGTGTCGAGTGCGTTTCCCGGGGATTCAACGATTCTGCCGTCAGATACGTCACGAATTAGCTTACCGCTTCCAAAGGGGCCTGCGGCGAACATAGCGCGGCTTCTTCGGTGTTCCCCCCGGTACCGCCGCGCGGAGGCGTTCCTCGGTCTtgcgcgcggcctcggaAGACGCTGCCATGTTGAACGGgattgaggaggagcgactCAGGCccgctggcggcgtcgcgTACGGCGAATACACGATACggtgggggcggggggCAGGTGTCGGCGTCCCAGTTGGCGAGTAGCCCAGGGTGGAGCGACGCGACGAGTCACGCACTGAGTCGCGCGGTGATTCACGGAAGGACGCCTCGGGAAGTgactcgcgctcacgccgACTGCGCCGCTCTCTGGGCGGTGTCGCAAATGCATTCTGGTCCGAGGAAGGCCGAGATGGACTGGAGCTCGGACTCGCAACCTCGTCTAAAGCCGAGGCTGTGACGGAGCGAGAGAGctgcgacggcgcgcgcgagaaTGCTGTCAGTgacttgcgcttgcgcgcaaGCGGCGACTGCGACATCGCGAtgggagagtgggaggTGAGATGTTTTGGTTGTGCACTGTAACTTCGCATCGTTGTTGACGTTGGTCCACCAGGGATACCCGGAATACTTCCGTGGCCACTCGATTGCCGTAATGCTTCCAGAGAGGATTGAACTCATGACTTAGGCCTCGCACATGCCTTTCGTTTGCGAGCGGATCTGTCTACTCTATAACCGATACCAATGCATGGTCCGCGTTGTGAATGCAGACGAGAGGCTAATATGACTATGCTACAGTCGTGACGAGTCAGAGAGCAAGAGAAGAGGTTCAACATGAGGAGGACAGAGAGGGGGAGATCCGGAGAGAGGTGCCCAAAGCGAGCGGGTCGCGGAACGCAACCTTTTTCTGCAATGTCAGCTTGGCTGGAGAGCCGAACCTACTGTTCACACTTGGTGTGAGTTTGCACAAGGCAGTAGCGTCTACTCGTTACCGCCAGCGTTGCTTGGGATCTCCTTGTTGCGGAGTCTACGGTCTGAATGGTCAGTCTTGCTTCAGACAGGTGTCCAAACGTACTCTTGTTCTTGTTCTTGttgctcttcttcttgttcttcttcttcttcttcttgtcaCCATCGACGCTCCCCTCGGCGGTGCCaggaagagaggaggaacgcGACTCCGAGTCGTCGTTTTCGGTTCTAGACGAGGCAATGTCGGCAAACGAAGGCCCCGAGTCGGGGAGGCTgatggtggcggcggccgtcGAGTTTGGCTCTTCAGCAGCGTTGTCGCCCGTGGGAAGAGCTGGGAAGTCCTCCGCAGTCTCAGTCGTGGTGTGGTGAGCGGGCTGGTTGGCAGCCATATCCGCGAAGGAAGCGTGGACATGTTCCTCGGTCTTGGTTTCCTCGACCCTgggctcctcgagcgcgacctcctGGGGCTTGGGTTCCTCGaccgcaacctcctcgatcttggtctcctcgaccgcaacctcctcgatcttgggctcctcgaccgtgACCTCCTGGGGCTTggtctcctcgaccttaggctccgcgacctcggcctcttcgggcttggcctcctcggcgtggACCGCCTCAGGCatggcctcctcctcggcggcggggacAGCGATCGCGGCCTCGACAGGCTTCTGAGCCTCCGTGCCCTTggcctccgcctccttggGCTCGGTGGCCTCGGGCTCAGCCTCATCAGCCGGAACGCTGACGGGAGTGGAAGCAAGCTCGGGGTTGAGCACGGGCTCCTCGAGGGTGTCGACGTCCGTCTCCACGGTCTCGGCAAGGACATCAgccttggtctcggcgTCCGTCTCCTCAGCGTCCTTCGCCGCAGAAGTAGCAGGGACGTCCACCTTGGTCTCGGAGGTAGTGTCGTCAACAATTTGCTGGTTGGTAATCTTGGCAGCGATAGAAGCGGGTTCGGCGTCCTCAGTCTTGCTCTCGAGGTCGGTCTCGTCGGGCTTGGCCACCTGTCCGCTGGTCGCAACCTCGGGAACGTGGTCCTCGGTGGAAGAAAGCTCGGGGTTGAGCACGGGCTCCTCGAGGGTGTCCACGTCCGTCACCACAGTGTCCGCAAGATCGTCAGGCTTGGTttcggcgtcctcggcggtgTCCTTGGTCTCAGAAATAGCGGAAATGTCCTCCTTGATATCGGTGGTAGTGTGGTCGGCTGGCTGGGGGGTGGCAATATCGGCAACGACGGGAGCGGGctcctcgggcttggcgtcctcggcctcagtTTCAGGTTCGTTATCGACGGGTTTGGTCTTCGGTTCAGGTTCGGCACTAGCCTGGACCTCagcgacctcctcctcaagtGCCTTCGcctccttggtctcctcagcctcctcagccttcTCCTCAGCGGCCATAGTGGTCTCGAGGGTggtctcggcggcggcgtcctccttgaccttctcctcgtcctcgatcttgGCGGTTACCTGTTCGGCCTCCGGCTCGGCgggcgcctcgaccttctgGACCTCAGAGTCGAGTGTGGCAgtctccttgacctcctcggcctgctcctGCTGGTCGATGTCTGCCTCGTCATGGTCAACGACGGCTTCAGCGGTGGCGGCAGCGTTGTCGCGGGTGATCTGCTCCTCatcaagcgcgagctcgggcgtGTTGTCATTAACGAGCTCCTGGACGGACTGGACGGGCTCCTGGACGGATTCCCGCATAGACGTGCGCTTGCTGGACTTGCGAACGGGAAGAGGCTCGTCGGGAACaggaggcgaggacgggacATCAACGTTGGCGGGAACACGTTCGGGATCCTCGAGAAGCCGGGGGCGTCTGACCTTCTTGTTACCAATGAGAGGGACCCTAGACGACGCAGCACGGAGAACCCAGCTGAGGATTTCAACGACGCCAGAGGCGCCGGTGCGAATCACTCCGCGCTCAAGGGGGTTACGTACGAAGAACTTGTGGAGGACGACCATGGTATCGATAAGGTAGGGAGCGACGATGCGGGCAGTGTACATGAGAACGGAGTAGGCGGCGGCAATGAGCTTGTTCTGGGGCGGGTGGGCGACGGTCGAAATGCGAGAAACCTGATACTTTGTGGGCTCGGTGGCATCCGAGCGGACGGGCTGGCTCTCGTCGGGCTGGAGATAGAGCTTGATATCAGCCCACTTGACGGGAACGGAGAAGCGGCGAAGCATGGAGAACGGCCACGGGGCGTTTCCAAGCGAGTAGATGCTCTGCAGCGAGAAAGTGGCCGTCTTGTTGTTCTCGTCCCAGTTCACCGGGCCCGGCGTACACTCGGACGCAAACGCGTGGTGGAGATTGAGGACATCACGGATGTTGTCTGCGCCCTTGACGGAGTTGATTGACGTTGTGAGCTGAGCATCGGCGGCAAAATTTGCCGTaatggcgtcgtcgagcgtgtcACTGAGGTCAGCGGATCTTCAAGGATAACAttgaggaaggtgacgaTGGAGCCGCGGGCGCGCGGAGACGATGCTCAACCAGTCTATTGCGAACGCCACATAGGCGGTACAAGGCGAGACTGGCGCCTTGGCGTCTCATGAGTTGGAGTGTAGCGTCGCCACTGATTCCTGACACTGCAGTACTCACGTTTCGCTCGCAGCAAGGTTCCGAACAAGGTCTAAAGTCAGCGTCTGGATGATGTAGTGGGATATCGGAGAAACTCGTCGGGACTGTGATGGAACAAAATAgtgctcgcgcgcaacgTAACGAGACGAGAAGGGGAAAGCAAGTagccaaggagaaggaatAACAGTATAATGGGAAAGGACGCGCGTATCATGGGAAGGAGGCAAGGTGTCCGAGGACAGACTCACCGTTAACCTGCccgtcgaggttgttggCGTCCATgctggcgatggcgagcgaTGGACGTGACGTCAGGTCCGAGGTTGTGTACTGAGAGGCTACTGTGTGTTGAGTGTGGTTGAAGGGGATGCACTAGGCAACAAGTGATGCACAGAGAGTGAAAAGTAAAGAAAAGAGAGAGAAAAAGAAAGAGGTGTGAAGTGTAGAAAGGAAGTGAGAAGAGATGGCCGCAGCCTTATTAGCCTTGAGCGTAAGGGCGATTTTGATCTTTTGATCTGATCGGGTGGTCCAGGCGCAGACTAACCGGACCAATGAATCAAGGGAATGCTAAAGCTCACTGTTAAGCACAGCTAAGCACTGATCCCAACTTGGAGACTTGACTAGGTCACGAAGCGACTCTACCGGCCAGAAACCAAGACTGATGAGATACATGCTTAGTCCAAAGCTTCTCAATGAACAAATCCACTTTCAACTTGTTGGGAGATGAGCCTCGGTTTCTGGGAGAGATCAAAAGCCAGGCACGGGCATGTGTTCAGGGGATCAGCCTCGAGTCTTTGTCCACAATTTGAGTGAGCCCTCGTTTTCAACACGTATCTCACGCAAAGTGGTCATATTATGCGCCTGCGCCCACGCCCAAACCTCAGTACGCTTGAGTGGCAATTCAAGCGGTGGGATCTTTTCCCTCGGCAACACTCCCAGAGTGTACAGCTTGTGTTCTCTCACCGAACCGCCGACACCAAGTGATCGCGTCGTTGCGTCATCCCTGTCTCAGCCAGGCCGCTTTGAGCCCTAGCCGCCTCGAGCCCAGCCGCCCAAACCTCGCCACGCGAGCCTCGGGAGTTTCATCGACGCGCCTTACTTCTTGCTTGGAGAAATCAGCATGCTTCTTGCGTCAAGTCAAGGCACACCTGTGACTTACGTCAAAGCCGTAATGGTATCTTGTTCACCACTTTGCTCAGGTTGACGCTCGCCTTTAGCACAAACAACGTTGTAAACACCTGTCCGCTTGGTAAAGAAATGAATACATGACATTGAAGGATGGATATGTGCAGATGATATTGTCGAGTGACAGAAATGTGAAGCCTATGAGGAAAAGTGTCCAGAATTGTCCACGGCCCCTCCATCGAGAGCGAGAGTCTATGCTGTGAATGGCTTAAAGGGCAAGGCCCAGGGGCAGGCGGCCGTGGTACGGCGTGTTGCCGACCCACCAGTGCGTGCCGTTGGAGTTGACAGCCTGGCGCTTCTGGTGGTAGGGGAGGCGCTTGGCGATCTCGTGAACaatgtccgagtcgtcgtcggcgccgagacCCGTGGAGGGGTTCATACCGAGGCTGGAGCGGCGGACGTAGTCGATCTCGTTCGGGTCCTTGCCGGCGCACAAACCGTCCCACTGCGGAGGGTAGTTGTCTTTGCGGATGTCGTCGGGGCGAACAacgagcacgccgagcttgcccacgccgacgtgccATCCGATATGGCAGTGGATGGGCCAGACGCCGGGGTCGTCGGTGATGACGCGAAGGACAGCGTACGAGGAGCCAGGGATGGAGAGCGTGTCACGACGCAGCGGGTTAGCCGTGTTGAGTGGAATGTTCTGAAGATCCGCGGCAGAGATCGCGCCCTTGCCACGCGCCAGGATGTGGAACGGACGTCCGTGCAAGTGGAATGGGTGGGCAATTGGGTCCGTGTCGTGTTGGTTCAAGATCAGGTCGTACGCGCCGGCCGCTGGCCACGTGTGCGAGGCAACATGCAGAGGGTTGAGCTGGGCACCGTTCTTGATCTGCTTGAGGAGCGGGTTGTTGATGTAGTTGACGTAGGTGACATCGTTCATGCCAAAGCCGATAAACGAGGCCCCAGTGTAGTCGATGAAGATGCCGAACGCCGAGTTGAAAACGGACACGCCgttcgcgctcggcgatggcTCGATGATGGACGGTTCGTAAGTCCGGTACTCGTCCATATCGTGGCAGAGTTCGTCCCTCGAGCTCTTGAGGTCACCCCAGGGGCTGTCGACGGCCGGCCGGGTTCCGAACCAATTCCAGCCAAACAACCCGGTGTACTGGAGGATGGCCTTTGTCTCACGGACCTCCTCGGTAATGAAGCACTTCTGAGCCATGCGAGCGCGCATATAGAACTGCGAGCCGGAACGGCCCTGGTTGAGGCGGATGATGACGGAAACGCGCTGCCCAGGCCAGAGCATGACCTCGCTCTGGGTCACGGGCTTGACGGGAGTAtcgtcgatctcgatgACCGTCAGCATATGGTTATCGATCGAGTAGCGAATGAGAGCTTCGGAGCCGTGGTTAATGAGTCGGAGGCGCAGCCTGTCGTTCTGACCACCCTTGATAATCGGCATCCTGGTCTGTGTGCACGGCACACCCTTCTGTGCCTTGGCGCAGTCGGTCTGGCCGACACCGTTGATGAGCAGGGCATCGGGCGGGCCCATGAAAGGCGTCCCACGGTACGTCTCGGACATGTTGTGTAGCGCTTTAAGGATGACCATCGACTGGTTGTCGTTCCAGTCCGAGAGGTAGACGATACGGTCGCTGTCGTAGTCACGGAGCTGCTGCATGGGCATGTTGCGCTTGTGGATGATGAGAGCGCCGCTGAGGCCGTCGCCCATGGTGTTTCCGTAGTGCGAGTGGTACCAGTAAGTGCCAgcttcaacctcgaccttgaaTTTGTACGTAAAGGTCTGTCCGGGCGAGATGGGACACTGGTGGATGCCTGggacgccgtcggcgtAGCCGGTGCCCTTCTGGCGCATGCCATGCCAGTGGAGTGCCTGGGGAATGTCGAGATTGTTGGTGACGGTGAtctcgagcgtgtcgcCCTGGTTGGCCTCGATCTTGGGGGCAGGGTATTGTCCGTTGATAACGAACATCATGCGAAGGAAGCCATCTGGCGCACCCTTAGCCTTGTCGATGACCAAGTTGTACCTCCTCGTGGTGGGGAATGGTGAGATGAAGGTGCCACCATCCACCGTGAAAATAGAGTCCGGGGTGTTGTATGAGCGGGCGGGAAGCGGGGGCTGGGGGTAGACGTAAGTGTAGGGGTCGAATGCAGCCTGGGTGATAGTCGAGTTGAGACCAGCAGAACCGGGGGCCGAGGTAATGTTGAGGTCGATACCGACACCCtgcgaggtggagggagcGGGGGCAGGGGTGATAGAGGCCGGAGAGGATGACTGACCTAGGCCAGCGCCAGAAGAAAGGATTGCGGTAGCATTGCCCcccgaggagctggagggAGCGACATTGGGGGGTGGAACAGCGGATGGGGCGGGGGCCTTGGGCCCGTCGCAGTCTCCTAATATACTGAGCCCAAAGAGACAGATACCCAGGAGACGCTTCTTGGGCGCCACGATGTGCCCGACGGCTGGTTCAGCGTGGCGGGCCGCCAATCCACCCGGCGAGGGCATAGCGGCAGCATGCGCTAGTGCAGCGACGAATGCAAGAAGCTGAagctggacgaggaagcGCATGGCTGGTGGTTAGCCTGGGGCCTGGGGTTCTTTTCTATATGTTCAGGGAGAGTGGTTGTAAaaagagggaggggaggggagggaagggcAGGGCAGGGAACGGTAAAGAGTGGCACAGCAGTGAAGAAAAGAAGAGAATGAGAGAGGTGGTGAATGAAAGGGAGCTGGGGAGAATGATTTACATGCTCTACACGTTCTGTCCAAGTATTTATGCAAGTATACGTTGGAAGCGCGTGCTGGAGATGTTGACCAGAATAGAATCAGAATGGTAGTACTGTAGCCAAGTAGCGCCCGTCTTTCACCCAATCACCCCGGTCATCTGTCGAACATGATCTACACCACTTTCCGACCCACAGACTCACTGatcgagcgcgccaagggAAGGTATCAACAAAGGGCGCGAGTCAAGTTGAAAGAGGTGGGTCCGTGCTGAATGACTCTGTATACTCTTGTCAAAGGCGGTCCAAGGGCGTTGAGGCAATGTTGAGGATGAACCGAGAAGTGGTCGTGAGCCACCTGAAGGAGAGCAAGGGGCGGGGCGAGGAAATGAAACGACAAGAGAGGTGAAAGGTGAATGAGTGGAGAGGGGTAAGGAACGTGGGCTTTGGgaaagaggaagagggagcTGGAATTGTatgggagagagagagtaGTTAAGAGAATCAGAAGGGATATCTTGAATGGAAGACGTTACGGAATCCACATACATGTGCTTTGTTTGGGTTGACATGTCGTCCGACATTCATTGTCAACGCAACGGTCACACTGGTAAACCTGATTCTGTTCTTGTTTGCTGTTTATTAACGAATACCTAGGCGGGAGCGGGAAACGACGAGGTGCCGTTGCTTGGGTATTTGCGGGAAGGCGGTTGCAGCAATCAAGATCAAGGTCAGTCTTCCCTGATTCCGGCGGAGGTAGTTGATAGTGTACGGTCAAGACAAGGCAGGCAAAGAGTAACGAGTAAAGAGTGAGAGAGTACTCAATCAAGGTGAATCCCAAGTGAGTAGCATCGGACGCGTCCCGCAAAGGTTTCTTGGCGCGGCAACAGAGTAAATACCCTGCTTTGTACTGTGATTCGCGTGACGAATGCTGGAAAGGTTCGACCCGTGCCTGCCCGTTTACGAGAAGCGGGAAGGAGATCTTAGGGGAGAGAGGGTTGAAAAGTAAGTAAAAGGAGACAAAGGAGAGcaagagggaggaggaggggggaaaGAAGAGCTGTTGGATGACAGGGGTTCGGGAGGCGGGAATGACATTAAATAGAAAGTGGGAGTCATGCAAAGCAATACTAATACGATCTCATTAGTATATAGCCTTATAGTCTTGTAATAAAAGGACGCGTTCTGTCACGTCACGCGAGTCTCGCCTTTCAAGGCAAGGCACGGGACACACGGGAGGGAGACGACATATAGCGTCATTACTCTACTCTAGTCTCAATCATGGATCATCCATCAACATAGACACAGACACATTATACATTCATCCCAGTGACCCAGTGACCCATATGGTCAGAGTGTTTACTGAATGACCCCTCATACGGAATACCCACATACCCTCATACCCTCATACCCTC contains these protein-coding regions:
- a CDS encoding uncharacterized protein (Multicopper oxidase) — translated: MRFLVQLQLLAFVAALAHAAAMPSPGGLAARHAEPAVGHIVAPKKRLLGICLFGLSILGDCDGPKAPAPSAVPPPNVAPSSSSGGNATAILSSGAGLGQSSSPASITPAPAPSTSQGVGIDLNITSAPGSAGLNSTITQAAFDPYTYVYPQPPLPARSYNTPDSIFTVDGGTFISPFPTTRRYNLVIDKAKGAPDGFLRMMFVINGQYPAPKIEANQGDTLEITVTNNLDIPQALHWHGMRQKGTGYADGVPGIHQCPISPGQTFTYKFKVEVEAGTYWYHSHYGNTMGDGLSGALIIHKRNMPMQQLRDYDSDRIVYLSDWNDNQSMVILKALHNMSETYRGTPFMGPPDALLINGVGQTDCAKAQKGVPCTQTRMPIIKGGQNDRLRLRLINHGSEALIRYSIDNHMLTVIEIDDTPVKPVTQSEVMLWPGQRVSVIIRLNQGRSGSQFYMRARMAQKCFITEEVRETKAILQYTGLFGWNWFGTRPAVDSPWGDLKSSRDELCHDMDEYRTYEPSIIEPSPSANGVSVFNSAFGIFIDYTGASFIGFGMNDVTYVNYINNPLLKQIKNGAQLNPLHVASHTWPAAGAYDLILNQHDTDPIAHPFHLHGRPFHILARGKGAISAADLQNIPLNTANPLRRDTLSIPGSSYAVLRVITDDPGVWPIHCHIGWHVGVGKLGVLVVRPDDIRKDNYPPQWDGLCAGKDPNEIDYVRRSSLGMNPSTGLGADDDSDIVHEIAKRLPYHQKRQAVNSNGTHWWVGNTPYHGRLPLGLAL
- a CDS encoding uncharacterized protein (Protein of unknown function (DUF2418)) → MSQSPLARKRKSLTAFSRAPSQLSRSVTASALDEVASPSSSPSRPSSDQNAFATPPRERRSRRERESLPEASFRESPRDSVRDSSRRSTLGYSPTGTPTPAPRPHRIVYSPYATPPAGLSRSSSIPFNMAASSEAARKTEERLRAAVPGGTPKKPRYVRRRPLWKRIVESPGNALDTALFHVPTSVEEMLPPARWANPLALAFYVVHWLLLAPLRAVKPDAVLKGERGVVDSIGNRWERREAGARSGVAGTRVAFLYTFLLLVLAGANAAWLFTRYRTYDMQLRSGKDPLRSPHASPVPAPKVRPADGRPEGLPAADEAPLQKVARLVGTGLWALIKWAYRSILGAIGARPPSTITGMARGDSIQSLRVWDPPEFCLAFFCAMPPGAPLIAYFLTSQHPFLTPLILAVAAAVMSHLAACFTQLIKDRMLLSAEVMREYDQRFVYKRVFAPMVDRGVGTSDAVMLP